One part of the Gemmatimonadota bacterium genome encodes these proteins:
- a CDS encoding DHCW motif cupin fold protein, whose protein sequence is MQLTDIPFGVTDWREVPATEHPGETGMARWRTKQFGAIRVRMVEYSADYLADHWCEKGHILLCVAGVLDTELVDGRVYTLHPGMSYQVADGAAAHRSRTTGGATLFIVD, encoded by the coding sequence GTGCAGCTCACCGACATCCCGTTTGGCGTCACCGACTGGCGCGAGGTCCCGGCCACCGAGCATCCCGGCGAGACGGGGATGGCCCGCTGGCGCACGAAGCAGTTCGGCGCGATTCGCGTGCGCATGGTGGAGTACTCGGCCGACTACCTGGCCGATCACTGGTGCGAGAAGGGGCACATCCTGCTGTGCGTCGCCGGCGTGCTCGACACTGAACTGGTCGACGGGCGCGTGTACACGTTGCACCCTGGGATGAGTTACCAGGTGGCCGACGGGGCGGCCGCGCACCGCTCGCGGACCACGGGCGGTGCCACGCTGTTCATCGTCGACTGA
- a CDS encoding acyl-CoA synthetase: protein MSSIYDQHLGRTAANFAALSPVSFIERSAEVFGDLLAVIHGARRYTWRETRERSARLAAALRAMGVGRGTTVSVMLPNTPEMIEAHYAVPALNAVLHAINVRLDAALIAWQMQHCESEVLITDREYSATMRTALEILRREYGREVVVIDVVDAQYMGEGERIGAVEYEGLLMGHAPLAQLEGPADEWDAIAVSYTSGTTGDPKGVVTHHRGAYLNAVCNAVTWNMPHFARYLWTLPMFHCNGWCFPWTMAMLGGVHVCLRKVEVTAIFHAMRAHGVDHYCGAPIVHTMIYQAPPELREGITHQVRGMVAASAPPAAMIEGMARIGFDITHVYGLTEVYGPASVAVKRPAWAHESLSEQTRLNGRQGVRYALQEGMTVRHPETLEECPADGETMGEIMFRGNITMKGYLKNPAATERAFAGGWFHTGDLAVLEPDRYVKIKDRSKDIIISGGENISSLEVEDALYRHAAVAACAVVAMPHPTWGEVPVAYVELRPGASASANDLVQHCRTLLAGFKVPREIRFEAIPKTSTGKIQKFVLRDRAGSASAIE from the coding sequence ATGTCCTCCATCTACGACCAGCACCTCGGCCGCACCGCCGCCAACTTCGCCGCGCTCTCGCCGGTGAGCTTCATCGAGCGCAGCGCCGAGGTCTTCGGCGACCTGCTCGCGGTGATCCATGGCGCGCGCCGCTATACGTGGCGCGAGACGCGCGAGCGGAGTGCGCGGCTGGCGGCGGCGCTACGCGCGATGGGGGTGGGGCGCGGGACGACGGTGAGCGTCATGCTCCCCAACACGCCGGAGATGATCGAGGCGCACTACGCCGTCCCGGCGCTCAACGCGGTGCTGCACGCCATCAACGTCCGCCTCGACGCGGCGCTGATTGCCTGGCAGATGCAGCACTGCGAGTCGGAGGTGCTGATCACCGATCGGGAGTACTCGGCGACGATGCGCACGGCGCTGGAGATCCTGCGGCGCGAGTACGGGCGCGAGGTGGTGGTCATCGACGTGGTCGACGCGCAGTACATGGGCGAGGGCGAGCGCATCGGTGCCGTGGAGTACGAGGGGCTGCTCATGGGGCACGCCCCGTTGGCGCAGCTCGAGGGGCCCGCCGACGAGTGGGACGCGATCGCCGTCAGCTACACGAGCGGCACGACCGGCGATCCCAAGGGGGTGGTGACGCACCATCGCGGCGCGTACCTCAACGCGGTGTGCAATGCGGTCACGTGGAACATGCCGCACTTTGCCCGCTACCTGTGGACCCTCCCGATGTTCCACTGCAACGGGTGGTGCTTCCCGTGGACCATGGCGATGCTGGGTGGGGTGCACGTGTGCCTGCGCAAGGTGGAGGTGACGGCGATCTTCCACGCCATGCGGGCCCACGGGGTCGACCACTACTGCGGCGCCCCGATCGTCCACACCATGATCTACCAGGCGCCGCCCGAGCTGCGCGAGGGGATCACGCACCAGGTGCGCGGGATGGTCGCCGCGTCGGCGCCGCCAGCCGCAATGATCGAGGGCATGGCGCGCATCGGCTTCGACATCACGCATGTGTACGGCCTCACCGAGGTGTATGGCCCCGCCTCGGTTGCGGTAAAGCGCCCGGCGTGGGCGCACGAGTCGCTCTCCGAGCAGACGCGGCTCAACGGGCGGCAGGGGGTGCGCTACGCGCTGCAGGAGGGGATGACCGTGCGCCACCCCGAGACGCTCGAGGAGTGCCCGGCCGACGGCGAGACGATGGGCGAGATCATGTTCCGCGGCAACATCACGATGAAGGGATATCTCAAGAACCCGGCCGCCACCGAGCGGGCCTTTGCCGGCGGCTGGTTCCACACCGGCGACCTCGCGGTGCTGGAGCCCGATCGCTACGTCAAGATCAAGGATCGCAGCAAGGACATCATCATCTCCGGCGGCGAGAACATCTCGTCGCTCGAGGTGGAGGATGCCCTCTATCGCCACGCGGCCGTCGCGGCGTGCGCGGTGGTCGCCATGCCGCACCCCACCTGGGGCGAAGTCCCGGTGGCCTACGTCGAGTTGCGGCCGGGGGCGAGCGCATCGGCCAACGATCTGGTGCAGCACTGCCGCACCCTGCTGGCCGGCTTCAAGGTCCCGCGCGAGATCCGCTTCGAGGCGATCCCCAAGACCTCCACCGGCAAGATCCAGAAGTTCGTGCTCCGCGATCGCGCGGGATCGGCGTCGGCGATCGAGTAA
- a CDS encoding metallophosphoesterase: MPRRAPTLLLLSLLASPCVARAQEVFTDVPRIVAVGDVHGDYQQFVTLLRQLGVIDGRARWTGGRTHLVQTGDVPDRGPDSRKVMELLMSLADEAKAAGGRVHALVGNHEAMNVLGDLRYVDPGEYAAFRSSNSSKLQGRAWAVLSDSARRTDDTYKAQWYAEHPLGWVEHRLAFEGNGRYATWIRGNNAMVKINDYLFVHGGIGPKYVDSTMAAMNAGVRTALSGSTSPPEGNIAEDPEGPLWYRGLASADEPLLAAHVDSVLARFGVKHVVIGHTVTPGTIMPRFGGKVLMIDIGLSAAYGSALAALEVDAGTAYAVHRGTRLAIPLGGDLAPYLAAAAALDPAGTRLRQYVEQLSAAKTP, translated from the coding sequence ATGCCTCGACGCGCACCGACCCTGCTGCTCCTCTCCCTGCTCGCCTCACCGTGCGTGGCGCGCGCGCAGGAGGTCTTCACCGACGTCCCGCGCATCGTCGCGGTGGGTGACGTACACGGCGACTACCAGCAGTTCGTCACCCTCCTTCGGCAGTTGGGGGTGATCGACGGCCGGGCGCGATGGACGGGGGGGCGCACGCACCTGGTGCAGACCGGCGATGTCCCCGATCGCGGCCCCGACTCGCGCAAGGTGATGGAGCTGCTCATGTCGCTCGCCGATGAGGCCAAGGCGGCGGGGGGGCGCGTGCATGCGCTGGTGGGGAACCACGAGGCGATGAACGTCCTGGGCGACCTGCGCTACGTCGACCCCGGTGAGTACGCCGCCTTTCGCAGCTCCAACTCGTCCAAGCTGCAGGGGCGCGCCTGGGCCGTGCTCTCCGACTCCGCCAGGCGCACGGATGACACGTACAAGGCGCAGTGGTACGCCGAGCACCCGCTGGGGTGGGTGGAACACCGCCTCGCCTTCGAGGGGAACGGGCGCTACGCCACGTGGATCCGTGGCAACAACGCGATGGTCAAGATCAACGACTATCTCTTCGTGCACGGCGGAATCGGCCCGAAGTACGTCGACTCCACCATGGCCGCGATGAACGCCGGGGTGCGCACCGCACTCTCCGGAAGCACGTCGCCGCCCGAGGGGAACATCGCGGAGGATCCGGAGGGGCCGCTCTGGTATCGCGGGTTGGCGTCGGCCGACGAGCCCCTGCTCGCCGCACACGTCGACAGCGTGCTGGCGCGCTTCGGGGTCAAGCACGTGGTCATCGGGCACACCGTGACCCCGGGGACGATCATGCCGCGCTTTGGCGGCAAGGTCCTGATGATCGACATCGGCCTCTCGGCGGCGTACGGCTCGGCGCTCGCCGCGCTCGAGGTGGACGCGGGGACGGCGTACGCCGTGCACCGCGGGACGCGCCTGGCGATCCCGTTAGGCGGAGACCTGGCGCCGTACCTGGCGGCGGCGGCGGCGCTCGACCCGGCGGGGACGCGCCTGCGGCAGTACGTCGAGCAGCTGTCGGCGGCCAAGACGCCGTAG
- a CDS encoding nuclear transport factor 2 family protein, protein MTDHVSAIRARRAESNQAIAQRDADRVVAVMLDDVSVSVAGGPVLTGRAANRAAFAEQFADRAFRGYVREADEIVVHDPPTEATERGRWTGRWQVGIRTETMRGSYLARWRRDALGWFIVSEVFVPG, encoded by the coding sequence ATGACTGACCACGTCTCGGCCATCCGCGCCCGGCGCGCCGAATCCAACCAGGCGATCGCCCAACGCGACGCGGATCGCGTCGTGGCGGTGATGCTCGACGATGTATCGGTTTCGGTGGCGGGGGGGCCGGTGCTCACGGGGCGCGCGGCGAACCGGGCAGCGTTCGCCGAACAGTTTGCCGATCGGGCCTTTCGCGGCTACGTACGCGAGGCCGACGAGATTGTCGTGCACGATCCGCCCACCGAGGCCACCGAACGCGGGCGCTGGACGGGGCGATGGCAGGTGGGCATTCGCACCGAGACGATGCGCGGGAGCTACCTCGCCCGGTGGCGACGGGATGCGCTGGGGTGGTTCATCGTCTCGGAGGTCTTCGTCCCCGGGTAG
- a CDS encoding enoyl-CoA hydratase, with amino-acid sequence MTDTTTEPLVIRVQDARGVVTLTMNRPSAFNALSEAMLDALQRELDAIAADATARVVVIKGAGRAFCAGHDLKEMRAEPSQDYYERLFAQCGRMMLSIQRLPVPVIAQVHGIATAAGCQLVAMCDLAVATTDARFAVSGVNLGLFCSTPSVALSRNVGRKAAFEMLVTGAFISADQALARGLVNRVAAADALEMEVETLAASIVAKPRVAVSMGKALFYRQLETGIEAAYRDAERTMACNMMEESALEGVQAFIEKRSPKW; translated from the coding sequence ATGACCGATACCACCACCGAACCGCTCGTGATCCGCGTGCAGGACGCACGCGGCGTGGTCACCCTGACCATGAATCGCCCCTCCGCCTTCAACGCGCTGAGCGAGGCGATGCTCGACGCCTTGCAGCGCGAGCTGGACGCCATCGCCGCCGACGCCACGGCGCGCGTGGTCGTCATCAAGGGGGCAGGGCGCGCCTTCTGCGCCGGCCACGACCTCAAGGAGATGCGCGCCGAGCCCTCACAGGACTACTACGAGCGGCTGTTTGCCCAGTGCGGGCGCATGATGCTGTCGATCCAGCGGCTCCCGGTGCCGGTGATCGCGCAAGTGCACGGGATCGCGACCGCCGCCGGGTGCCAGCTCGTGGCGATGTGCGACCTGGCCGTCGCCACCACCGATGCACGCTTTGCCGTGAGCGGGGTCAACCTCGGCCTCTTCTGCTCGACGCCGAGCGTGGCGTTGTCGCGCAACGTGGGGCGCAAGGCGGCATTCGAGATGCTGGTGACCGGCGCGTTCATCAGCGCCGATCAGGCGTTGGCGCGCGGGCTCGTCAATCGGGTCGCCGCGGCCGATGCGCTGGAGATGGAGGTCGAGACGCTCGCGGCGTCGATCGTCGCCAAGCCTCGCGTGGCCGTCTCGATGGGGAAGGCGCTCTTCTACCGGCAGCTGGAGACGGGAATCGAGGCCGCCTATCGAGACGCCGAGCGCACGATGGCCTGCAACATGATGGAAGAGAGCGCGCTGGAGGGGGTGCAGGCCTTCATCGAGAAGCGCTCGCCCAAGTGGTAG
- a CDS encoding alpha/beta fold hydrolase: protein MPIPPAATTAARPNTVRRLLRLLATVVVGLSLAAAGYAVVAYRAYHRVRPADRPCLDCGTPVTVNGYQLLVREVGSDTTRPPVIAVHGGPGHSSLSFRRSLDFLGTQRRLVYYDQRGSGNSQSKDRLQDFVIDSLVEELEALRRDVVKADKVVLLGHSFGSALVQRYALRYASHVDKLVIVGGIRLNNGMTNRFVWRWLGPALLSTALGFPKGTGDDADRWFTTSDTAGNLARLFDPKKGALLDSTGTVRFAAWHAISLSLVGDAQEDALGRLDIPTLVLYGAADTDYTGEPTAKAMCAVLPRCTPVAFLQSGHWPFLEEPVRFQQVVGDFLTEDPSRPGR, encoded by the coding sequence ATGCCCATCCCGCCAGCCGCCACCACCGCCGCCCGCCCGAACACCGTTAGGCGCCTCCTGCGCCTGCTGGCGACAGTCGTCGTCGGGCTCTCGCTGGCCGCGGCCGGCTATGCGGTCGTCGCGTACCGGGCGTACCACCGCGTGCGCCCCGCCGATCGCCCCTGCCTGGACTGCGGCACGCCGGTGACGGTGAACGGCTACCAGCTGCTCGTTCGCGAGGTGGGGAGCGATACGACGCGCCCGCCGGTGATTGCCGTGCACGGGGGCCCCGGCCATTCGAGCCTCTCCTTTCGGCGGAGCCTCGACTTTCTCGGCACCCAGCGCCGCCTCGTCTATTACGACCAGCGCGGATCGGGAAACTCGCAGAGCAAGGATCGCCTCCAGGACTTCGTCATCGATAGCCTCGTCGAGGAGCTGGAGGCGTTGCGACGCGACGTGGTGAAGGCCGACAAGGTCGTCCTGCTCGGGCATTCCTTCGGCAGTGCGCTCGTGCAGCGCTATGCCCTGCGCTACGCGTCGCACGTCGACAAGCTCGTGATCGTCGGCGGGATTCGCCTCAACAACGGGATGACGAATCGCTTCGTGTGGCGATGGCTGGGCCCGGCCCTGCTCTCCACCGCCCTCGGTTTCCCCAAAGGCACGGGAGATGACGCCGATCGCTGGTTCACCACGTCCGATACCGCCGGCAACCTCGCGCGACTGTTCGACCCCAAGAAGGGCGCGCTCCTGGACAGCACCGGGACGGTGCGGTTTGCGGCGTGGCACGCGATCTCGCTCTCGCTCGTGGGTGACGCGCAGGAGGACGCGCTGGGCCGTCTCGACATCCCGACCCTCGTGCTGTATGGCGCCGCCGACACCGACTACACGGGGGAGCCGACGGCCAAGGCGATGTGTGCCGTGCTCCCGCGCTGCACTCCGGTCGCCTTCCTGCAGAGTGGGCACTGGCCGTTCCTCGAGGAGCCTGTCCGCTTTCAGCAGGTCGTGGGGGACTTTCTGACCGAGGATCCCTCCCGGCCCGGACGTTGA
- a CDS encoding fumarate hydratase, producing the protein MTTIKQADFIQSIADALQHISYYHPLDYIHALADAYEREQSPAAKDAIAQILTNSRMCAEGHRPICQDTGIVVVFLKVGMDVRWDATMSLQEMVDEGVRRAYLEPTNVLRASIVADPAFSRKNTRDNTPAVVHTEIVPGNTVEVKLAAKGGGSENKTKFAMLNPSDSIVDWVLKTVPTMGAGWCPPGMLGIGIGGSAEKAMLMAKESLMEHIDMGQLKARGPQNKIEELRIELHDKINALGIGAQGLGGLSTVLDVKIFDYPTHAASKPIAMIPNCAATRHAHFTLDGSGVAQLPIPKLSDWPAVTWKPDANAKRVDLNTLTAEVVSTWKAGDRLLLNGKLLTGRDAAHKRIADLFAKGEPLPDGVDFTNRVIYYVGPVDPVRDEAVGPAGPTTATRMDKFTEMMLARTGLIAMIGKSERGPVGLEAIRKHKAAYLMAVGGAAYLVSKAIRSSRVVAFADLGMEAIYEFDVQEMPVTVAVDAAGSNVHETGPKEWEEKIRRLPVLAS; encoded by the coding sequence ATGACGACCATCAAACAAGCCGACTTCATCCAGTCGATCGCCGACGCGCTCCAGCACATTTCCTACTACCACCCGCTGGACTACATCCACGCGCTGGCCGACGCCTACGAGCGCGAGCAGTCCCCCGCCGCCAAGGATGCCATCGCGCAGATCCTCACCAACTCGCGCATGTGCGCGGAGGGACACCGCCCCATCTGCCAGGACACCGGCATCGTGGTGGTCTTCCTCAAGGTCGGGATGGACGTGCGCTGGGATGCGACGATGTCGCTGCAGGAGATGGTCGACGAAGGGGTTCGCCGCGCCTACCTCGAGCCGACCAACGTCCTGCGCGCCTCCATCGTCGCCGACCCGGCCTTCTCGCGGAAGAACACGCGCGACAACACGCCGGCCGTCGTGCACACGGAGATCGTCCCCGGCAACACGGTCGAGGTGAAGCTCGCCGCCAAGGGGGGCGGGTCGGAGAACAAGACGAAGTTCGCGATGCTCAATCCCAGCGATTCCATCGTCGACTGGGTGCTCAAGACCGTCCCCACGATGGGCGCCGGCTGGTGCCCCCCGGGGATGCTGGGGATCGGGATCGGCGGCTCGGCCGAGAAGGCGATGCTGATGGCCAAGGAGTCGCTGATGGAGCACATCGACATGGGGCAGCTCAAGGCCCGCGGTCCGCAGAACAAGATCGAGGAGCTGCGCATCGAGCTGCACGACAAGATCAATGCGTTAGGCATCGGCGCCCAGGGGCTCGGCGGGCTCTCCACCGTGCTCGACGTCAAGATCTTCGACTATCCGACGCACGCCGCCTCCAAGCCGATCGCGATGATCCCCAACTGCGCGGCCACGCGGCACGCGCACTTCACGCTCGACGGCTCGGGCGTCGCACAGCTCCCGATCCCCAAGCTGTCGGACTGGCCGGCAGTGACCTGGAAGCCCGACGCCAACGCCAAGCGCGTCGACCTCAACACGCTCACGGCCGAAGTCGTCTCCACGTGGAAGGCCGGCGATCGCCTCCTGCTGAACGGCAAGCTGCTCACCGGGCGCGACGCGGCGCACAAGCGCATCGCCGACCTCTTCGCCAAGGGCGAGCCGCTCCCCGACGGGGTCGACTTCACCAATCGCGTCATCTACTACGTGGGCCCGGTCGACCCGGTGCGCGACGAGGCGGTGGGACCGGCGGGGCCGACGACGGCGACGCGCATGGACAAGTTCACCGAGATGATGCTCGCCAGGACCGGGCTCATCGCCATGATCGGCAAGTCCGAGCGCGGCCCGGTGGGGCTGGAGGCGATCCGCAAGCACAAGGCGGCCTACCTCATGGCGGTTGGCGGCGCCGCATACCTCGTCTCCAAGGCCATCCGCTCGTCGCGCGTGGTCGCTTTCGCCGATTTGGGGATGGAGGCGATCTACGAATTCGACGTGCAGGAGATGCCGGTGACGGTCGCAGTGGACGCCGCCGGGAGCAACGTGCACGAGACCGGCCCCAAGGAGTGGGAGGAGAAGATCCGGCGGTTGCCGGTGCTGGCCAGCTAG
- a CDS encoding choice-of-anchor I family protein produces the protein MKPHLVRTTVSLILAAACSGSRAATPSASATHGAAPVTPPAEATPETISLKKIGSYAGAGAAAAEITAYDHVSQRLFVVNGALGTVDVLDLRVPSAPTLVSSISVRQFGTGANSVAAYSGVVAIAIEGPVKTAPGTVAFYRAATLDLISSVSVGALPDMVTFTPDGSTVLVANEGEPDPSYQLDPEGSVGIIDVHDVTHPTVRFADFTAWNGKEESLRRSGVRIFGPNASAAQDLEPEFIAVSADGRRAWATLQENNALAIIDVLGARVEQVVALGYRDHNVAGHGFDASDRDQRVNIRPWPVLGMYQPDAIAAYTAQGATYLVTANEGDPRDYAAYKEEVPVGTQLDPAIFTSARCGGSCAGDANLARLMVTKAMGMNAATGQWQTLYAFGTRSFSIWSADGRQLWDSGEELERRTSALPMVQFNAGSTGNSFDDRSDNKGPEPEGVVIGRLGSKTFAFIGLERVGGIMVYDVTRPTAPQFVTYANTRDGAAGDLGPEGIHFVPAARSPNGAPLLIVGNEVSGTTVIFRVVLQ, from the coding sequence ATGAAGCCTCACCTCGTTCGCACTACTGTCAGTCTCATCCTGGCCGCCGCCTGTAGCGGCTCGCGCGCCGCCACCCCCTCGGCGAGTGCAACGCACGGCGCGGCCCCCGTGACGCCCCCCGCCGAGGCCACGCCAGAGACGATCTCCCTGAAGAAGATCGGCTCGTATGCTGGCGCCGGTGCCGCAGCCGCGGAGATCACCGCGTACGATCACGTGAGCCAGCGCCTGTTCGTCGTGAACGGCGCGCTTGGCACCGTCGATGTCCTCGACCTGCGCGTCCCGTCGGCTCCCACGCTCGTGTCGTCCATCAGCGTGCGACAGTTCGGGACGGGGGCCAACAGCGTGGCGGCGTATTCGGGCGTGGTCGCCATCGCCATCGAGGGGCCGGTCAAGACCGCTCCCGGCACCGTGGCCTTCTATCGCGCCGCGACGCTCGACCTGATCAGCAGCGTCTCCGTCGGCGCACTCCCCGACATGGTGACCTTCACCCCGGATGGAAGCACCGTCCTGGTGGCAAACGAGGGAGAGCCGGACCCGTCGTACCAGCTCGACCCCGAGGGATCGGTCGGGATCATCGACGTGCACGACGTGACGCACCCGACCGTGCGTTTCGCCGACTTCACGGCGTGGAACGGCAAGGAGGAGTCGTTGCGGCGCAGCGGAGTCCGCATCTTCGGTCCCAACGCCAGCGCGGCACAGGACCTCGAGCCCGAGTTCATCGCCGTCTCCGCCGACGGGCGACGGGCCTGGGCGACGTTGCAGGAGAACAACGCGCTGGCCATCATCGACGTGCTGGGCGCACGCGTCGAGCAGGTCGTCGCGTTAGGCTACCGCGACCACAACGTGGCCGGCCACGGCTTCGATGCCAGCGATCGCGACCAGCGGGTCAACATCCGCCCATGGCCCGTCCTCGGGATGTACCAGCCGGACGCCATCGCCGCCTACACCGCGCAGGGGGCGACCTACCTGGTCACCGCCAATGAGGGAGACCCGCGCGACTACGCCGCCTACAAGGAAGAAGTCCCGGTCGGGACGCAGCTCGATCCGGCGATCTTCACCAGCGCGCGCTGCGGCGGCAGCTGTGCCGGCGATGCCAACCTCGCACGCCTCATGGTGACCAAGGCGATGGGGATGAACGCGGCGACCGGGCAGTGGCAGACGCTCTACGCCTTCGGCACGCGCTCCTTCAGCATCTGGAGCGCCGACGGTCGTCAGCTGTGGGATTCGGGCGAGGAGCTGGAGCGACGAACGAGCGCGCTCCCGATGGTGCAGTTCAACGCTGGCAGCACCGGGAACTCGTTCGACGATCGGAGCGACAACAAGGGACCGGAGCCCGAAGGGGTCGTCATCGGCAGGCTGGGGAGCAAGACCTTCGCCTTCATCGGACTGGAGCGCGTGGGCGGGATCATGGTCTACGACGTCACCCGTCCCACCGCACCGCAGTTCGTCACCTACGCCAACACCCGCGACGGAGCGGCCGGCGACCTGGGACCCGAGGGGATCCACTTCGTCCCGGCGGCCCGATCGCCTAACGGGGCGCCACTCCTCATCGTGGGGAATGAGGTGAGTGGGACGACGGTGATCTTCCGCGTGGTGCTGCAGTAA
- a CDS encoding acyltransferase family protein: MLAVVAYHTKAWVLPGGFVGVDVFFVISGFLISGIILQRLQKGTFSIADFYARRIRRIFPALSLVLVTCLAVGWFVLLPGELADLGGDVAAGAGFVSNIRFWTQTNYFGPDVDAKPLLHLWSLGIEEQYYLLWPFVLAFLWRGSHRVAPMVGLMVVSFAISLTLSFTDARSAFYLPVTRLWELLLGSLVAYAVFAHGDPARLVLRLTTRGGGDADAMRIAHTRDAMAWIGLSLIALALALLRTTSVFPGAWALLPTVGTALLISAGPKAWVNRTILSHPAVVGIGLISYPLYLWHWPVLALIRIHYPDVSYVAKGGALLGAFVAAYLTYRVLERWVRHTSGTRIVVALCTVQAMLLAAGLVLVWKAGFPARGDAVHRRIYAVDIHATDADATPSDTIAGLCMIMWDERAFDPRCYTPPSGANPPQHVVLWGDSFAAHWRPGLKRILGDSTTISQMTSAGCAPILDYVEAARPNCAVLNRFALARIAESHPDVVVLSGRWSSYPAYPQVAKTLDALKALGIPRVILIGSSAQYHQPVPRLLLMALSSGAAPTRMHPHMMPKLREVDSTLRAVAARGGASFIAPLDAQCTALGCLVALDTGAVGITTRDDGHLTPAGAIHIAERLFTPVLRP; the protein is encoded by the coding sequence GTGCTCGCCGTCGTCGCCTACCACACCAAGGCGTGGGTCCTGCCCGGCGGCTTCGTCGGCGTCGACGTCTTCTTCGTCATCTCGGGCTTCCTCATCAGCGGGATCATCCTCCAGCGCCTGCAGAAGGGGACGTTCTCGATCGCCGACTTCTACGCGCGGCGCATCCGGCGAATCTTCCCGGCGCTGAGCCTGGTCCTCGTCACCTGTCTCGCGGTGGGGTGGTTCGTCCTCCTCCCCGGTGAACTCGCCGACCTGGGGGGCGATGTCGCGGCGGGGGCCGGCTTCGTCTCCAACATCAGGTTCTGGACGCAGACGAACTACTTCGGCCCCGACGTCGACGCCAAGCCGCTGTTGCACCTGTGGTCGCTCGGGATCGAGGAGCAGTACTACCTGCTCTGGCCGTTCGTGCTCGCCTTCCTGTGGCGCGGCTCGCACCGCGTGGCGCCGATGGTCGGGCTGATGGTCGTCTCCTTCGCCATCAGCCTCACGCTCTCGTTCACCGACGCGCGCTCGGCGTTCTACCTCCCCGTCACGCGACTGTGGGAACTCCTGCTGGGGAGCCTCGTGGCGTACGCGGTCTTCGCCCACGGCGATCCGGCGCGCCTCGTCTTGCGCCTGACGACGCGCGGAGGGGGCGACGCCGACGCCATGCGCATCGCGCACACCCGCGACGCCATGGCGTGGATCGGCCTGTCGCTGATCGCGCTCGCCCTCGCCCTCCTGCGAACGACGTCGGTCTTTCCCGGGGCATGGGCCCTGCTCCCCACGGTCGGGACGGCGCTCCTCATCAGCGCCGGCCCCAAGGCGTGGGTGAATCGCACGATCTTGTCGCATCCGGCCGTCGTCGGCATCGGGCTGATCAGCTATCCGCTCTACCTGTGGCACTGGCCAGTCCTCGCGCTCATCCGCATCCACTACCCCGACGTCTCGTACGTCGCCAAGGGAGGGGCGCTGCTCGGCGCCTTCGTGGCGGCGTACCTCACCTATCGAGTGCTCGAGCGGTGGGTGCGCCACACCAGCGGGACGCGGATCGTCGTCGCCCTGTGCACGGTGCAAGCGATGTTGCTCGCCGCCGGGCTGGTGCTCGTGTGGAAGGCGGGCTTTCCGGCGCGCGGCGACGCGGTCCATCGCCGCATCTATGCCGTGGACATCCATGCGACGGATGCCGACGCCACCCCTTCGGACACGATCGCCGGGCTGTGCATGATCATGTGGGACGAGCGGGCCTTCGACCCACGGTGCTATACCCCACCGTCAGGCGCAAACCCGCCGCAGCACGTCGTGCTCTGGGGCGACTCGTTCGCCGCGCACTGGCGCCCCGGACTCAAGCGCATCCTCGGCGACTCGACGACGATCTCACAGATGACATCGGCGGGGTGCGCCCCCATCCTCGACTACGTGGAGGCGGCACGCCCCAACTGCGCCGTGCTGAATCGATTCGCGCTCGCGCGCATCGCCGAGAGCCACCCTGACGTCGTCGTCCTCAGCGGACGCTGGAGTTCCTACCCGGCCTATCCGCAGGTCGCGAAGACGCTGGACGCGCTCAAGGCGCTCGGTATCCCCCGCGTCATCCTCATCGGCTCCTCGGCCCAGTATCACCAGCCGGTCCCTCGATTGCTGCTCATGGCCCTGTCGAGCGGCGCGGCCCCTACGCGCATGCACCCGCACATGATGCCCAAGCTGCGCGAGGTCGACAGCACGCTGCGCGCGGTCGCGGCGCGCGGTGGCGCGTCGTTCATCGCGCCGCTCGACGCCCAGTGCACGGCACTCGGCTGCCTGGTGGCGCTGGACACCGGCGCGGTTGGGATCACCACGCGGGACGACGGACACCTGACGCCGGCCGGGGCGATCCACATCGCCGAGCGCCTCTTCACCCCGGTGCTCCGGCCGTAG
- a CDS encoding cytochrome c biogenesis protein CcdC: MNLQDLYAHYAPVLRPILRVGPIFGGIAMLAWRVRETRVPVSTKAIVIPPVAMSSGFAIFAMPMARVPWTWAISATLLGLFALSWPLVNSTRLEPRDGVIYMKRSRAFLAILLVLLAVRLLLHDYIGHLVSPLQTASLFFLLAFGMIARWRWVMYRQYRTLTAPRG, encoded by the coding sequence GTGAACCTCCAGGATCTGTACGCGCACTATGCGCCCGTCCTGCGCCCCATCCTGCGCGTCGGCCCCATTTTCGGGGGGATCGCGATGCTGGCGTGGCGCGTGCGCGAGACGCGCGTCCCGGTCTCGACCAAGGCGATCGTGATCCCGCCGGTCGCCATGAGTTCGGGCTTCGCGATCTTCGCAATGCCGATGGCGCGTGTCCCGTGGACGTGGGCGATTAGCGCGACGTTGCTCGGCCTGTTCGCCCTCTCCTGGCCGCTCGTGAACTCGACGCGACTCGAGCCGCGCGACGGGGTGATCTACATGAAGCGCTCGCGGGCCTTCCTCGCGATCCTGCTCGTGCTGCTGGCGGTGCGCCTCCTCCTGCACGACTACATCGGGCACCTCGTCTCGCCGCTGCAGACCGCCTCGCTCTTCTTCCTCCTCGCCTTCGGGATGATCGCGCGGTGGCGCTGGGTGATGTACCGGCAGTACCGCACCCTGACGGCGCCGAGGGGCTGA